The region ACATCGCGACCGGCACATAGCCGACGAGCGGTCTCCGGCAGAACACCGGCAACGCATCGGACACGATACCCATCGCCGGCAGCACGACCGCGTAGACCCACGGATGCGCGAAAATCCAGAACAGGTGCTGCCAGAGCAACGCGCGACCGCCGTTCATCACGTCGAAAAAATGCGTGCCGATCCGGCGATCGAGCCACAGCAGAAAAAACGCGAGGCTCACCGACGGCACCGCGAGCAGATTCGCACCCGACGCGGTGAGCGTGCCCCACACGAGCACCGGCACCCGGTCGAGCGACATGCCGGGCGCACGCATCCGCAGAAACGTGACGACGAAGTTCATCGCGCCGACCGTCGTCGAGATGCCGAGCAGCACCATGCCGAGCGCGTACACGTCGATGTTCGGTCCGCTGTCGTATTCGAGTCCCGCGAGCGGCGCGTAGTTGAACCAGCCGGCGTTCGGCGCCTCGCCGAACGGAAAACTCGCGTACAGGAACAGCCCGGCGAACAGGAACACCCAGTACGACAGCGCGTTCAATCTGGGAAAGGCCATGTCGCGCGCGCCGAGCACGAGCGGCCACAGGTAGTTCGAAAAACCCGACAGCACCGGTAACGCGTACAAAAAAATCATCGTGACGCCGTGCATCGTGAACAGCTGGTCGTACTGTTCCGGGGTCAGCACGGTCGCGTTCGGACGCGCGAGCTGCACGCGCATCAGCAGCGCCTCGACGCCGCCCGCGAGCAGAAAGATAAACGCGGTCACCAGATAGCGCAGGCCGATCGTCTTGTGATCGACGCTCGAGAACCAGCCGCGCCAGCCGGGCTGCGTTTCCCATAGATCGTGCAAACGTTTTTCCGCTGCACTGCCGCGTTCGATTCGACCGACGACCGCCACGCGTTCGTCGAGTGGAACGGCGTGCGATGCGCTGACGGAACGGACGTGGCTGTTCATTGGAGCGTTCCCAGATAAGCGGACAGCGAGGCAGCTTCGGCGGCGCTGAGTGCGATGGACGGCATCAGCGAATCGGGTTTGATCCGCTGCGCGTGGCGGATCCAGTCGAGCTGGTTCTCCCGCGTATTGACGAGCGTGCCCGCAGCGATCAGCCGGCGCGAATCGAGATGCGTCAGATCGGGGGCCTGCACGCCGGCTGCGTCGGTGCCGCGCACGGTGTGGCACCCTGCACAGCGTTCGATGAACAGGTGCTGGCCGGCGCGGATGTCGGCGGTGTTCGCCGCCGTCGAGACCGCAGCCGGTTTCGCCTGCGCCGCCAGCCACGCGTCGAAATCGCCGCGCGTCTGTGCGACGACTTCGAATGCCATGTGCGCGTGCTGCGCGCCGCAGAACTGCGAGCACTGGCCGCGATAGATGCCGGGCTGATCTGCTTCGATCCACTGCTTGTTGACGACGCCTGGAATCGCCTGCGTCTTGCCCGCGAGACGCGGCACCCAGAACGCGTGGATCACGTCCGCGCTTTTGAGTTGAATGTCGACGGGTTCGCCAACCGGAATGTGGATCTCGTTGGCCGTCGTGACGTGCGCCGCGTTGTCGTCATTGGCGTAGTCGATCTTCCACCACCAGTCGTACGCGGTGACGGTGATCGTCAATGTCGGACGGTGCGACGGCGACGCGACCGATTCGAGTGTCACGAGCACGTAGACGAGTATCGCGAACAGCGCGACCGACGAGACGCCCGTGCCGATCCACACCCAGCGCAGGCCGCCGCCCTCGCCGTGCAGACTCGACGGCTCGGCATGCGGACGACGGCGCAGCAGCGCGCCCGCCAGCAATCCGCCGACGATGATCGTGATCAGAACCGCGAGCGCGGCAAGCGCCCAGCCGAGATGCATCGTCGGCTCGGCGGCGGCACCGGCCGCGTGCAGGAAGTAATCGAGCGGCGCGGCGTGTGCGCTTGCATCGCACACGAGCAACGCAACCGCGAACGCGAGCGCACATGTGCAGGCACGCACGCGCCGCGACGCGTCCGCCGTCATCGGTTCAGCGCACCGCATGCCGGGTTGTCGCGTCTCCGCCATGTCCATTGTTCCGTTCGTTCCTGCAGGCTCACCACGCGCGCGGTCAGCTCTTTCCGCCAGGCAGTACCGACGCAATCACCTGACGCGCGGTATTCGCAATCACGCTGCGCTCCTGCGGGTCGCCTTCCATCAACGTGCGGGTGAAGGCCTTCGCCTGATCGAGCGTGACGTGCGGCGGCAGCGGCGGCACTTCGGGATCGGTCTTCACTTCGAGCACGACCGGACGATCGGAGGCGAGTGCGTCTTCCCATGCGGCGCCCAACTGTTCCGGATCGTCTACGTAGAGCCCGCGCAAACCGATCATCTCGGCGAAGCGGTGATACGGCACGTTCGGAATCTGCTGCGACGCGACGAACTTCGGGTCGCCCTCCATCACGCGCTGCTCCCACGTGACCTGATTCAGATCCTCGTTGTTCAGCACCATGCAGATCCAGCGCGGATCGGCCCATTGACGCCAGTACTTCGCGACCGTGATCAGCTCGGCCATGTTGTTCATCTGCATCGCGCCGTCGCCGACCATCGCAATCACCGGACGATCCGGATGCGCGAACTTCGCGGCGATCGCATACGGCACGGCCGCGCCCATCGACGCGAGCCCGCCGGACAGCGAGGCCATCATGCCGCGACGAATCTTCAGATCGCGGGCATACCAGTTCGCGCACGAGCCCGAATCGCTGGTGAGGATCGCGCGGTCGGGCAGACGCGGCGACAGTTCGGTAAACGCGCGCTGCGGGTTCACGCCCTTCTCCGCTTTTTCGTGCGCGCGTTCGTCGAGCGTGCGCCACCAGCGATCCGTCCAGCGCTCGATGCGCGAACGCCATGCGTCGCTGGTCTTCTGTTGCAGCAGCGGCAGCAGCGCGCGCA is a window of Paraburkholderia flava DNA encoding:
- the coxB gene encoding cytochrome c oxidase subunit II, producing MAETRQPGMRCAEPMTADASRRVRACTCALAFAVALLVCDASAHAAPLDYFLHAAGAAAEPTMHLGWALAALAVLITIIVGGLLAGALLRRRPHAEPSSLHGEGGGLRWVWIGTGVSSVALFAILVYVLVTLESVASPSHRPTLTITVTAYDWWWKIDYANDDNAAHVTTANEIHIPVGEPVDIQLKSADVIHAFWVPRLAGKTQAIPGVVNKQWIEADQPGIYRGQCSQFCGAQHAHMAFEVVAQTRGDFDAWLAAQAKPAAVSTAANTADIRAGQHLFIERCAGCHTVRGTDAAGVQAPDLTHLDSRRLIAAGTLVNTRENQLDWIRHAQRIKPDSLMPSIALSAAEAASLSAYLGTLQ